Below is a window of Danio rerio strain Tuebingen ecotype United States chromosome 11, GRCz12tu, whole genome shotgun sequence DNA.
taGAAAAcagttctattaaaatgtaatatttttaaatgcagccctggtgagcataagatcttaaaaatattataaatcttaatTATTCCCAAATTTTGACCACCAGAAAAAGTGCAAGCGAACAGGATTATCTACTTCCTGTTTTTACATCATGCTAAAATAATGCTTTTATATGACCTAACTAACCTATTAGATCTTATTACAATATACTTCAGAAGCTTCAGTGTATCTAGACGTGTAACGTGACGGATGATTTTCTACTTACCCTCACTGTGATGACTTCCAGCGCTGCCACTGTGGAAACTGTGGCAGGGGTCTGAATATCCTGGAGGGAAAGCAGGGGGCGCTGTGAAGGGTGGGTAAGGGAATGGCTGGCCACCCATGGGCCACGGGTTAGTGGacggaggaggaagaggagccaAAGTGTCCTGCTCTGAACCAGCACCACTCGATCCCTCATTCAAGTTTAACGTAGCCATGTCTGAGGAGAAAGACAGAAGTTATAAAATTGATCAACATTAAACATATAAACAAGATAAAGCCTAGTGGAAGACATGAGCTGTACTTTGGCAGAGATCTCCAAACGTGTAGTAACACTGTTCAGAGAATGTGATCTTGTTGACAGTGTGTCTGAGATAGCCGTGTTTCAGCAAGCTGCTGGCGTATTTTCTGGCATCCCGGCGGTCTTTGAATCCTTCCACCCTTGAGTAAAGCCAGTCTACGACATCACCTCCTGCATCACAAACGATTCAGAAAGACCATAAATTCACAAATGAATCATAAAAGAACTATACTATACACTAAATGCTATATACTATTCACTTGTTATGGTCAACCGAAATTGAAAaccataaaaaaattacaattacagcAAATATTTAGTgaccaaaaatacattaaattgtgtaaatattaacaaataaagcaatgtaatattattatagtgCAAAATGATTCAGTCAGCTTTAAGGCTTCACTCAATTGATACTTTAGGAATCATACCAAAATGATAATTtggtgctcaaaaaaaaaaaaaaaaaaaaaaaaaaaaaacgttatacTAGCTTCTTCTGCATATTATTTTTGGGAAACTTTGATGCACTAACCTTCAGAAGTTATTATCTTTAATAAATTAGaacatatacacatttatattgtctacattttattttgttttaaacaaatgttgttaataaatcactttcaacaaaatgtgtaaaaaagcCAAAATAAACGAGTGTTAAGTGTGCCCTATAAAGAAAATCTGGGCATGCCAACACACAGTCGATTAATAAGAGTTCAGTAAGTGGAAATGGCTACACTGTGAGCCTCAAGTCCCCTTGTTTCCTTGTTACCATATAAATTCTGTGAGTGTAAAACCCCACCAATCAGAACACAATGCAGACTGTTGCACTGCTCAAGAGCATATTCATTAGCAGTATATTAGATTTCACCATTAACCTACAAATATTTGTGAAAATCCCCCCAAATATTTCAGTTGAAGTCacaaatattagccctcctgtgatttttttttgtttgttttaattaaatcccAAACAATGATAAACAAGcaaggattttttacagtgtttcctatgtttttttttcaggggaaaatattatttgttgtattcCGTCTacaaaagtagttttaatttattttttgaacattttatggttaaagttattagccctcttaagcaatatgttttcgatagtcaacagaacaaaccaatgttagACAATTACTTGTCCAATTACCCTAACTTGGCTAGTTGATctgattaacccagttaagcctttacgccccattcacatgggacttcagcgtcaacgctttccattcactttaaatgggtgacgtcaggcattgccgaactgcatcgtggatccgtcggcgctgcttcagaggcgttgctcgctaaagaagttgggactagctcaacttttcatgttggctgacgctgctatgaccatcacttcagccccaacttcagacacgccttcagtcaagcgttgacgcttaagccccgtgtgaatagagcattaaaagtcactttaatctgaatagtgtgttgaaaaatatgtagtaaaatataccgtcatcatggcaaaaatgaaataaatcagataatagaaattagttattattgGCACAAAGAATTAAAGAATCCTAAAAGTGAAAAATAAGCTAAGATATTAAGATGGGTTGAACATGATATTCAATTTAAACCTGCAAAACTAGATCTAAGATTTAAACAATGGAGTTTGCAAGGCATAACATCCTTCTGTCTCATCACTACTGATAATGAATTAGAAACTTTTCGACAACTTTTAAAGACATATAACTTATATAAACAAGACTTTTTATGTTATCTTCGAGGTAAAGACTACTTTAATGAAAACATAAGAGATTCAGAAGACAGTAGCACAGGTATTTATAAAAACTTACAAAAAGAAGGTTAATAAGAAACGAGTATCTAGAAGAATTTATTCCTGTCAGACATTAACAAAGAAACACTCAACAATGTATAGAAAACAGAAATGGAAAAAGGAAGCCAATACAATTATAACAAATGAGGAATGATTAACTATTTGGAAAACACAGATGATCACAATTAATTCATAGaggaaatttatttgaaaaatttaATAAGGTTCTTTTTGacacctaaaataaaatacttttaaattagaGATCAAAAAATGGTGAATGCTGGAGAAAATGTGGACATGCATTGGCTGATCATTTCCACATATTTTGGGACTGTAACATTATACACACCTATTGGCAACATTTGAATAAAGAGATAAATACAATAATGGGATTGAATATGAAATTTAATTTCAAAACTATGTACTTAGGAATTTACtcttcaaaaatacaaaaaaatgatgCATATCTTCCTAATACACTACTGGTAACTAGCAAAAAGGCAATTACAAAGAAATGGCTCAAGGAAGATCCTTCATCTGTAAGTGAATGGCATGATACTGTAAAAGAGGTGTGTGATATGGAAGTACAGACATTTTCCTTGAGAAAACAAGCCAATAAAATGTCTGCATACCCCTGCATGGGGTAAATGGAAAcgtattgttttaattttattgtggtgctttcatatatatatatatatatatatatatatatatatatatatatatatatatatatatatatatatatatatatatatatatatctgggcCCGTTGATCTTTGATCCGTAACCCCTGACAAAATTTTATATAGGAACATTTTATCAACcataaatatgaatgtaaataaGAATGTTTTCGGTGAACTTTGACACTTGTATTGTATGTTTTTGTTGCttacattttcctttaaaaatgttttttgttgttgtcctgtttgttttgttctgaactgttttgaaaaaggaaaaaaatccaatatatatataaagaaatgagttattaaaactattattcttAGAAATGAGTTCAAAAATTCTacttccgttaaacagaaattggggacaaaatatacaagggggctgataattcaggaaggctaataattctgactaactgTAACTAATTATAAAAACTTCACCATAACAACAGTATCTTTAACAATACTCCTTTAAGACAGAACTCCGTGACAATGTAAACAGAACTCTCATGAGTGAGATGATTTTAAAAACAGATGATCAACAAGCAGAAACCCACAGCTCACCTATAACTGCATTAGCTATAGTGATCTTCAGCCACATTCTGTCCCTTATTTCTAGTCCTGAGTCAGGCAACTGCATCACCTTTACTATGGTGGCCATGTCTGTCTTCCCCATTGTAAGAGGGAGTTCATCAAACTCTGTGAAGAACAACGGGAGGATTAGATCATGTTTTACAGCAGAGAACATGCAGTCATCTGTTACGAGAAACACTGTACCGTTTTGTGGGTAAGATCCCGTAAGTGCAGTAGTGTGTGAAATCCATGCTGCTGGGTCAATGGGCCGGACTGGTTCAGCtgtgaaatataaaaatgtcaaataagaaGGTTAAGTATCTCTGTTTATGTtattatatctaaaaaaaaaacagcgtttGTATGAACTGACCTCTGGGTATTGTAAAGTAACTGCGAGGGGAAGGGTCCCAGCATTTGGCAACAGTGAGACTGATGGGACTGCAAAAGTATAATAATGATTAGTTAAACATATTTACATAGCTTTCACAACTCAGGCATCTTTCTTGTCTTCATTCTCACCCATTTTTGGAGACGATCTCTCTGAGGATCCTGACTGCATCATCATTACTCATGTTTTCAAAGTTGACATCATTTACCTTTAAGTCAAGAACAAATTCTATAAGAATtttcagcaacacacaaatataacTGGGCAAAGACACATAAAatatacggtaacactttacaataaggttcattagttaatgcatttaccaacatgaattaatcatgaacaacacatgtacagcatttattaatcataattgaacatttactaatgcattattaacatccaagtccatgcttgttaacattagttaatgcaccatgagttaacatgaactaacaatgaactactgtatttacattaactaacgttaactaacatgaacaaatacagtagtaaatgtattgttcattgtttgttcatgttagtaaatgcattaattaacattaactaatgaaccttattgtaaagtgtgaccaaatatactatatttgaaaacaacatttcctgctggttatcaaactatttcacaactttaacaagaggcaattcaatcataacttaatgttaagaGAGCTatcatttatcaatatgtggctctttttggattctcggaagctctaaaaattaaaaatgtaaaacagaaaatacgttgggaccattttttttgtttacatccctcaaaatggtctataatttAGGTACAAAAAGTAATCGGTGATCATTTTCTGCCTTTTGTAGTTTTATTAACAGAAGAAGTCAATTGAAAAGCTAATGAACGGACCCAATGTACTGTCATACAGGCATCTCCTTTATCCACAGTCTATAATCACATAAGGGttagttctgtcatcatttactgaccctccactttttttaaatttatttaagtttCTTCCTTCTGCTAAACAGaaaggaagatatttagaaaaaaaagctgGAAACACATTTCTGTTTCAGACATGATTTCAGTCATATTATTTCCTGCTATGAATATCAATGGCTACCTGTATCCgaaacattttcttttgtgttcaatagaaaaaaaaagaattgcatcAGGGGTTGAAAACACACAAGGgagagtaaatattgagtaaattaaatgtttgtgtgaactatcaCTATAAGCCATAACGAACAGTGTTTATGTGAACTCACAAAGATGGGTATTATGATTGAATTTTATTCATCTGTATGTCCAATCCCAAAATGCTCAAAAGAGAATCCAAATCTACCACAATATCAGTCAGTAACagtcagggcgaggcagtggtccagtaggtagtgctgttgcctcacagcaagaaggtcgctgggtcgctggttcgaacctcggctcagttggcgtttctgtgtggagtttccatgttctccctgccttcgcgtgggtttcctccgggtgctccggtttcccgcacagtccaaagacatgcggtacaggtgaattgggtaggctaaattgtctatagtgtatgtatgagcgtgtgtgtgaatgtgtgtgtggatgtttcccagagatgggttgcagctggaagggcatctgctgcgtaaaaacttgctggataagttggtggttcattccgctgtggtgaccccagattaataaagggacaagaaaatgaaggaatgaatgaatgattaattttcAAACTGCATGTTTCAATGAATCAATTCAAAGCTTCTCGGTTACCACTTTAAAACAAGAGTGcctaaactttttcttatgaagggcgaAAAGCCAAgcttgattgagagctgtgggctgaAAGTAAATAGCAAACTGTATAGCCATGGGTTATTTCCAAATTTAtctcataatatttataaacaagtagaaaaaaatacttcaaccatatttactaatgcattctaATGTTTTGAAATGTATATTAGTTGAACAAACTTATTatattaaaaccatttaaaaatctatttttaagaTAAATGTGGAATACACTAGTCATGCTGaccctgcctttgccttgatttgcgtTCTGATGTCTCCTGCTTTGTCTCCTATTCGTTAAGTGAcagtatgcacataaaaaaatctgatttatttacagcatttaattgtaacatttattttaagctagctttttttgtagctcaccaataaaaacaaacaaacaaacaaaaggttacattaaaatataaatgagaATTTCTGTTAAAGGCATTTCCCAACCCTTCCCAATCATTTTCCCTCTGGCCGGCCAAGTCAAAGGACACAAAGGGacaactttggcccacgggccctagtTTGAGCATCTCTGCTATAAAATGTAACTACTTTTGCATTAAATATATtgaattcatttgtttgttttggaatatgaataaacaaatacCACGGTTCATACACGTTTTTACtacaaaattccatgacttttccagaactttcaagtcaattttcatgATCTAATGTTTCATATAATGTCTACATATACGTGGCTaatcataataaatgttttaatttattacagtAGATCATAAAACATGTAAAAGTTTCAATCTATTTTAATATCTATGTTAAATAgatgatgcttacacagcactaataatgtgagagcatgtttttggccaagaaaagaaaagaagtaaaaacaaCTAACCTCCATTCCAATATACAGTCATTTGTCAAACTCAATTTAGATAACCTTTATAGTTTGTTAAACTATTAATAGTAGGTAAAACTACTTCTATTATAAAGCTGCAATCACACTGCACGTTtcgctccatagacttccattcataggtATGTGAATGCggagaccagaaacgcaagcatgtgcgacaagtttcacatttcactgcattcgagcatgtgaatttttacctgcgaaatcacatgaGGTGACCAAtagaaaatcattttaaatgaaaaacttaaaatatggaGCAGTTGCTCATTTTTCTAATGTCAAATCATCTAGTGTAAACGAAgcttaagtcgctttggacaaaaatgtctactaaatggctaaatgtaaaggtaatttccatgacttttccaaaaccttgtgggtttttctgtttttacaaaacttttccaggcctgaaaaatgccatgtcaaaatttcatgacttttctaggttttccatgaccgtatgaaccctgaatACCATTTTAGAGATTAGAACAATTTTAAACTATATTGTATAACACTAGTGTTAATCCAAACAAAAAATAGACCCTTTGGCACTActtttcatttacacacacacacacacacacacacacacacacacacacacacacacacacacacacacacacacacacacaatcccctGTTAGAACTCACCACAGCCAAATAGAAGCTTCAAAGATCCTATAAATAAACGtagcaaaaaacattttttcctgATCCAATACTCATACCTTGAGGTAATTTTGCTAATATCAGTGTGCCACGCTGCGTCATGCCAAAATACAGATAATCCATTTCTATTACTGTAATCTGCCACTCAACAGGGATCAGCAGATGCTGGAGGTAGGCTGTATTTTATCACTAAAGCTACATAGCATGAAGCCAGAGGCCAAAATAATGGAAATACAAGTCATTTGCAGTGCCCTGCAGTGTTTAATTTCTTTAACAAACCACCAGCATCTTCCACCAACCCAGCTTTACACTAATCAGCTTTTCAAAAGGAATGAAAAAATACTTCTATTGGGGGGTTTACAAAGAGATAGTCCACCATAGAAAGACCATTTGTCATAATTTATTCTCCCTCAGGTTGTTCCAGACACATTTGACTTACTTTCTTCTGCTTTCTGACGAATGTTGGAAACCAAACAGTTTTGGTTCCTGCTCAATACTAATATATTATAATGGAAATCGATAGAGAACAAAACTGTTTATCATGTTTTGTGTTCCACAAAGGAAGGACTGTCAAACAGATTTTGAACAAAATGATAGTGTTCACAATATTGACAAAATGTTCATTTCTTTGTTCAGAGTTTTAAGAccctttccatacattttaacaCCTTTTAACCACTTTTAAACCAGAAACACTGGCAAGATTAACCAGAAACACAGGCAAGATTTGAACTTGTAGTGTATTTACTAAAGTAGTGTAGTGTATTTACTTGTAGTGTATTTACTAAATACTAAgtgtatttactaaatattaatgtaagaaactaatccaaaactaaaattttattcatatactgaataaaaatctattaaatgaaaTCTAGATAGTTCCGCAGATTGGTGCCTAtaaaactgcagaaataatggtgttcaCTTAGTtattgcagtaaacaaagcagcatgatgtcaaatctagtaggaTTTCATTGTTTTCATAAACTAAACATCATCCCGATATTCCAAGATTCAGGCAAAATTTAGCATTCAACCATACATTAATAATCAAATCAAACAACAAAatcgaaaaccacccagctatacagagtcacaaacacacacacacagacacacacacacacacacacacacacacacacacacacacacacacacagacagacagacagacagacagacagacagacagacagaccgcaCAAAACTTTCTCTCTCAttagcgtacacacacacacacacacacacacacacacacacacacacacacacacacacacacacacacacacacacacacacacacacacacatagacagcaacaaacaagctaaacacggCATCAcgctctcttattcacacacatacattcgcAAGCTCGCTCGGTCAGGAGTTGGGACCGATGTTGTTAGACTGCCCCCTCCTGTCCAAAGTTACACCTGTTACCGACTGTTCCaacgctttattcggaaatgtattcctgcACCACAAGAAATCGGGTCGGGTCCCACGGCTCCCGCGGCTGTATGCAAACCTCTACCCTGGTGTAGATTATATGTGgggttttttgttgttaaaactaGATTTTTAGTGCCACTGAGCCAGAAAGACAACCATAGTCCACATAACGAAGctaaattacagtattttataaaatgtaattttgtttttccactagtacagttgaagtcagaattattagccccaatttgaatttttgtatgtttttttttaaatatttcccaaatgatgtttaacagagcaagaacattttcacagtaggtctgataatattttttacttctggagaaagtcttatttgtcttattccGGCtagaaattttttaaacaccattttaaggacaaaattattagcccctttaggcaaatttttttacgatagtctacagaacaaaccatatttatacaataacttgcctaattaccctaacctgcctagtaacctaattaacctagttaagcctttaaatgtcactttaagctgtatagaagtgtcttgaaaaatatttagtaaaaaattatttactgtcatcatggcaaatataaaataaaacagttattagagatgagttattaaaactattatgtttagaaatgttctgaaaaaaatctgctctctgttaaacagaaaatggggaaaaataagcaGGGGGGGGGAATAACtcaaggggggctgataattctgacttcaactttacttCTCACTCTTTTCTCTTGGGAAGGTTTATTTTGCTCTTCTATATTACAGGCTGTGGCAGTAATATAATCTTTAATGACCCATACACTGACAACAATGCCTTTTTGACATGGTCAAATTCTACAAAAAAACTGCAtgataaaattcatttattcattcattcattttcttgtcggcttagtccctttattaatctggggtcgccacagcggaatgaaccgaaaactaatccagcacatttttatgcagcggatgcccttccagccgcaacccatctctgggaaacatccacacactcattcatacacacactcatacactacgggcaatttagccaacccaaatcacctgtaccacgtctttggactgtgggggaaatcggagcacccggaggaaccccacgcgatcgcagggagaacatgcaaactccacacagaaacgccaactgagccaagccgagccgaggttcaaaccagcgaccttcttgctgtgaggtgacagcactacctactgcgccactacgtcgccatGCATgctaaaattaaactgaaatagtCACATTGAGAAGATACGTTCACTTTCATAATCTACCTGCAGCAGCATGTCTCCTGGCTCTATCCTCCCATCTGCTGCCACTGCTCCTCCTTTCATAATTGATCCAATGTAGATACCACCGTCTCCTCTATCATTGCTTTGGCCCACTATACTGATGCCCAGAAAGTTGTATTTCTCTGTGGAAATAGTAGAGGAAATAAAAGTCATGCATTTGTGACACACAGTATGTGCATATGGCCATAAACAAGAACTCATATCGTACCCATATTTAGAGTAACTGTGATGATGTTGAGGCTCATAGTTGAATCTGTGATACTGCTGAAGGAGGATGACTGTGAATACAAAACCAGAAGAGGCAGATGAGAATCTTAGGAGCCACATACTGTACAAATGATTGGAACATGTTACAAAAAGCTTAaaagggttagtttacccaaaaatcacaattctgttattaattattctACCTCTACCTCAGTCCAATTCCAAGACCTTCAtttgtcttcagaacacaaatgaagataatttAGATTACATTTGAGAGCTCTGATCCTCTATAGacatcaatagttttttttttgtgtggcaaaaaaaaaactgtaaatatgccAACTGCAAATCTTCTATCACGTGTTAAGTCATCAGGCAGTATGTATTGCCACATACCACATGCAGTATGTATTGCCATTAAAGTCAGCAGTGTGACAAGCAACTCTTCTATTGTCTGTATTAATCGCACACCCTAATCTGAAGCAAAAGACATTGGTAAACAAATTTGCTTTACAATTTCTTGAGTTGTGTTCTtgaagctttgtatgattacagtggAACcatattttggttcattttcttGACTTTGATTGTCTCAGTACTGACTATTGTATctttggaggatgagagagctctcgaaTTCATCCTAAATATTCTAACTTGTGTTCCAGAGATGAACGAAGGTATCTGGAGACTGAAACAACTTGTtgttaattaataacagaatttacattttaaggtgaactaaccctttaagtatAAGCAACTTTAAGTCAAATGTAATttgaaaaaatactttttatttttcagttttgtcaGATTTAACTATGTGGGAGAGAGTTTGTCCCCAAAATATGGTGCACAAGTATGcactaaacacacaaacacacaccctatCAATTTTAGCCACTTTGTGTCGCCGGCGTCTGCGTTTATGTCTCTTCATTAACTGAAAAGAAGAACTCTGCTCTGTGGAACTGCTCAGCCTGACAGCAAAAAACAAAGAGAGAGGAACAGattaattaatgattttaaaattacACAGCAAAAGGTCAGATATGTAATAATGTTTgcacacaggaaaaaaaaatattggtcaAAGGCAAGAAGTCACATTTTTGTTGTCTGCATCAAAGTGACTTTACATATAGTACATAAAAAGCATTAAATGCAACTTCAGTGTCTACTTCAACATGTCAAATAGCTTTTGGAAAAATGAAATGCCAAAATACGGGTAAAATAGTGTTTCATCATAATTCAGCGAAACATTGAAtcattacaaaaataattatgCCAGTACTTGTACTTGAATTAGTGTTCATGTTaaattaaagttcattttaaatcatttgaaaCATCTTCAAAGCATTAAATGGTTAAAATCTAGCAGTTTGACGAACACTGGATAGGCAGTGATGAAAAGAGAAAAATCATACTCATACAAGTAAAAGTAtgattacttgcccaaaaatgtagtgcagtaagagtaaaagtatctgttgtaaattttactcaaagtataagtaaaaagtgGTCCATTTaaaagtacttaagagtagtgagtagggagtattacactgtgaaaatgcTGAAgcgtttacatgcagtttgtttgtgtgtgtgtaaacaaaacattatgtagtgcatgtagttattgtttaaggccatttaatGATGCCATGTCATCATACAGTAGACACTCATCATCTTCACATCTTCTCTAAAGTCTTTTGTGTGACTGCATGTAAACATTTTGGACACCTTCTTGGACACTTTCCAACTTGAAATTGTTCATTTTGAtgcaaaactattattatttatttgactgGAATCGCAGGGCTGACTATTGTTCTTTAGCCaattcccatagacaagaaaaaaagtgaatgcaggttgaaggaaaatagtggagtaaaagtacagatgcaacactaaaaatgtactgaagggaaagtaaaagtacacatttcaCACTTAGTAATTGACAATCTCTAAAAAAATATtccattacagtaatttgagtatttgtaatttgttaccgTACACTACTGAGGATAGAGaacatttaagtgaagtttatttatcaactaatttcaagaggatcatgtgcttatgattgcttgcagctgccccacattatccaatttattattcaccaatcagacaattcccaGGCCACTATAAGTGCCCTAGGTTTCATACCACagacatcttcattttgaagaatccaccCTTCCACCCtgactcctcctcctttcctagatgggtgacacggtggcccagtggttagcactgttgccttacagcaagaacataTTTGGTTCTGGTCATTAAcaaaaccagcagacatttctgtgcggagtttgccagttctccccgtgctcacgtgggtttcctctgagtaccccggtttccttccaccgTCCAAAACAGGCAACTTAAAttaattgactaattcaaatcagcaccatagacatgcacttagcaagtagttatctcttaagagcaatctctATCTGTCCATTAACTTCTACAGCAGGGAAGTTCTGGAGTTCTACCAgtgctcaaactcccctctcaccttgcaaagggagggagccccgggctcgaggatcttttgagctcagggctctctcctgggacagcatgccaaacaagctttataatcaatcatcagctaatagtgaactcttgaaatgataattaattgttaaataacTTTGATGCTGCACTATGAtccttaaaaatattttattatgttaaaataagGAATAAAATAAGGAATTAAATAAGTTAGGTTTTTATTATATAACCTATTGTTATATTGAATGACTTTtgggtgtttttcagtaaaaATGCAATACAGATTATcttttttcagaaaataaaaaaataaaaaaacagaagacAATATACTGTATGGAAGGTTTAAGCTTATCATTCAAAACCCAACCTGCTTGCGTCCTCCTCATCTTCGCTGTCAATGAAAGAGCTTGACTCCAGCTCACTGCTCATGATGGAGCCGCTGTCACAACCCATGGCTGAGTCCCTCACCACCCGCTCAGCTTTAGAGTGACCGTTCAGACGTGGGACTGAGTGGAAAACAATACAGTTCATAAACACATTAATGCTTATAAAGACCttgttgaaatatttaaatatcaacaaaaatatctaaatat
It encodes the following:
- the dvl1b gene encoding segment polarity protein dishevelled homolog DVL-1b isoform X7 gives rise to the protein MRERYQSGERTSGNPTLLECFGFHQRQYTKPGSLGCRRLNRVFQPIRCHPEAEPRPREFPRLNGHSKAERVVRDSAMGCDSGSIMSSELESSSFIDSEDEEDASRLSSSTEQSSSFQLMKRHKRRRRRHKVAKIDRSSSFSSITDSTMSLNIITVTLNMEKYNFLGISIVGQSNDRGDGGIYIGSIMKGGAVAADGRIEPGDMLLQVNDVNFENMSNDDAVRILREIVSKNGPISLTVAKCWDPSPRSYFTIPRAEPVRPIDPAAWISHTTALTGSYPQNEFDELPLTMGKTDMATIVKVMQLPDSGLEIRDRMWLKITIANAVIGGDVVDWLYSRVEGFKDRRDARKYASSLLKHGYLRHTVNKITFSEQCYYTFGDLCQNMATLNLNEGSSGAGSEQDTLAPLPPPSTNPWPMGGQPFPYPPFTAPPAFPPGYSDPCHSFHSGSAGSHHSED
- the dvl1b gene encoding segment polarity protein dishevelled homolog DVL-1b isoform X4, whose translation is MRERYQSGERTSGNPTLLECFGFHQRQYTKPGSLGCRRLNRVFQPIRCHPEAEPRPREFPRLNGHSKAERVVRDSAMGCDSGSIMSSELESSSFIDSEDEEDASRLSSSTEQSSSFQLMKRHKRRRRRHKVAKIDRSSSFSSITDSTMSLNIITVTLNMEKYNFLGISIVGQSNDRGDGGIYIGSIMKGGAVAADGRIEPGDMLLQVNDVNFENMSNDDAVRILREIVSKNGPISLTVAKCWDPSPRSYFTIPRAEPVRPIDPAAWISHTTALTGSYPQNEFDELPLTMGKTDMATIVKVMQLPDSGLEIRDRMWLKITIANAVIGGDVVDWLYSRVEGFKDRRDARKYASSLLKHGYLRHTVNKITFSEQCYYTFGDLCQNMATLNLNEGSSGAGSEQDTLAPLPPPSTNPWPMGGQPFPYPPFTAPPAFPPGYSDPCHSFHSGSAGSHHSEGSRSSSSNPSIGRIQRAVPREKERKSTGSESDSGKRAGGRRVERSASQLSHRSHALSSRSHTHSRVPSQHSRTSFSYSHAPFTKYGHTSCALSERSHASSYGPPGLPPPYSLARLTPKGAVCSGPPGAPPVREMGAIPPELTASRQSFQHAMGNPCEFFVDIM
- the dvl1b gene encoding segment polarity protein dishevelled homolog DVL-1b isoform X5; this translates as MAETKIIYHIDEEETPYLVKLSVAPEKVTLADFKNVLSNRPVNSYKFFFKSMDQDFGVVKEEVSDDNAKLPCFNGRVVSWLVLAESSHTDGMSVCTDSHTEHPPPLERTGGIGDSRPPSFHANAVNSRDGLDTETGSEPVLRHRRERERERTRRRRDDFPRLNGHSKAERVVRDSAMGCDSGSIMSSELESSSFIDSEDEEDASRLSSSTEQSSSFQLMKRHKRRRRRHKVAKIDRSSSFSSITDSTMSLNIITVTLNMEKYNFLGISIVGQSNDRGDGGIYIGSIMKGGAVAADGRIEPGDMLLQVNDVNFENMSNDDAVRILREIVSKNGPISLTVAKCWDPSPRSYFTIPRAEPVRPIDPAAWISHTTALTGSYPQNGTVFLVTDDCMFSAVKHDLILPLFFTEFDELPLTMGKTDMATIVKVMQLPDSGLEIRDRMWLKITIANAVIGGDVVDWLYSRVEGFKDRRDARKYASSLLKHGYLRHTVNKITFSEQCYYTFGDLCQNMATLNLNEGSSGAGSEQDTLAPLPPPSTNPWPMGGQPFPYPPFTAPPAFPPGYSDPCHSFHSGSAGSHHSED